In one Bradysia coprophila strain Holo2 unplaced genomic scaffold, BU_Bcop_v1 contig_415, whole genome shotgun sequence genomic region, the following are encoded:
- the LOC119082276 gene encoding leucine-rich repeat-containing protein 15-like, producing the protein MNCRSFDITFVFLIIIVSVGRVVKANEIRNECSTNYLNITCTFISQYGSLFKRTPNNCYSTLELITDFSITNCNEQFLFELFRGNDRNHVIGYKNENHRDFMKRLKQIQWNHNNIQSLEPMNFSMFSDLKSIDLAFNLLNNLMSGVFDAVSSKLRVLILSHNNISHIEPMVFDKLIALEYLDLAYNNLEMLPSFRQTTLKEIHLNNNHLKSINGDFHAQFPLIISVYLMHNDLSELMLFDNGPTEIDLHDNQLSELKIVVNSTVSFLKRLHLQNNRLEKIEVIDNINEKLPCNLNYLDMTSNNVTDVAFLTKLRQLQIIHLGNNDLSQLKSDDFRRLFIALRHLGTLDLGTCRLEHSEEQFVLDGNYSGSSEIMELNDVTVPSAPSNFKCEGLKNLLDEAKNLKYLQLVLEDLNPNHHSLSQKVQNMNIGNCRDDEIQRIIRIQKDLQEKHASIFEYLKNIMASIKMDKV; encoded by the exons ATGAATTGCAGATCGTTCGATATAACATTTGTGTTTTTGATTATAATTGTGAGTGTTGGAAGAGTAGTGAAAGCTAATGAAATACGGAATGAATGTTCGACAAACTACTTGAATATTACCTGCACCTTTATATCGCAATATGGATCCTTATTTAAGCGAACGCCAAACAACTGTTACAGCACTTTGGAATTAATAACTGACTTCAGTATCACCAATTGTAATGAACAGTTTCTGTTCGAATTATTCCGCGGTAACGATAGAAATCATGTTATTGGATACAAAAATGAGAATCACCGGGATTTCATGAAGAGACTGAAACAAATTCAGTGGAATCATAATAACATTCAATCACTCGAAccaatgaatttttcaatgttttccgACCTGAAAAGCATTGATTTGGCCTTCAATCtattaaataatttgatgTCAGGAGTTTTCGATGCAGTTTCATCTAAGCTGAGAGTACTTATACTAAGCCACAACAATATCAGTCACATTGAACCAATGGTGTTCGATAAACTCATTGCTTTAGAATACCTCGACCTGGCATACAATAACTTGGAAATGCTTCCGTCGTTTCGGCAGACAACTCTGAAGGAAATTCATCTAAACAATAACCATCTGAAGAGCATCAATGGTGATTTTCATGCCCAATTCCCGTTGATTATCAGTGTTTATTTAATGCACAATGACCTGTCCGAACTAATGCTCTTCGACAATGGTCCCACCGAAATCGATCTACATGACAATCAACTAAGTGAATTAAAAATAGTTGTCAATAGCACGGTCAGTTTTTTGAAGAGATTGCACTTGCAAAACAACAGACTCGAGAAAATCGAAGTAATCGATAACATTAATGAGAAATTACCGTGTAACCTGAACTACTTGGACATGACCTCGAACAATGTGACCGATGTAGCATTCCTGACGAAATTGCGTCAATTGCAAATTATCCATTTAGGTAATAATGATTTGAGTCAATTGAAAAGTGACGATTTCCGACGACTTTTCATTGCTCTGCGACATCTTGGCACGCTCGATTTGGGTACATGTCGGCTGGAACATTCGGAAGAACAGTTTGTGTTGGATGGCAATTATTCGGGATCAAGTGAAATCATGGAGTTGAATGA TGTTACAGTACCGAGTGCACCGAGTAACTTTAAATGCGAAGGATTGAAAAATCTGCTGGATGAAGCTAAGAACTTAAAATATCTGCAGCTTGTTCTGGAAGACCTGAACCCAAATCATCATAGCCTATCTCAGAAAGTACAGAATATGAACATTGGAAATTGTCGTGATGATGAGATCCAGCGTATCATTCGAATTCAGAAGGATTTGCAAGAGAAGCATGCCagtatttttgaatatttgaaaaatatcatggcttcaataaaaatggatAAAGTCTGA